The Lentzea guizhouensis genome contains a region encoding:
- a CDS encoding FAD-dependent oxidoreductase — protein MNELPVVVVGAGPAGLSAAAHLVERGERVVVLEAGDQAGAAVSQWNHVRLFSRWSELVDPAAQRLLEPTGWVHPDGDTYPTGAEWAEEYLRPLAAALGDRVRLGARVVGVARRGRDRVVDAGREDEPLTVHVQTANGEERVAARAVIDASGTWGSPNPLGGDGLPAVGERAETARINYRVPDLAVERERYAGKRIAVAGSGHSALTALVALADLAEQEPGTKVVWLLRRGAVGNVFGGGEADQLPARGALGLRAKKAAEAGHIETVTGFRTAAVERAVDGSLVLESFDGHRVEGVDEVVVLTGFRPDLSWLSEVRLDLDPVLQAPTKLAPLIDPNVHSCGTVYPHGEGELRHPEPGVYLVGMKSYGRAPTFLALTGYEQVRSVVAAIAGDHESAGRVELVLPETGVCGGAGVFDAPAEEKNGCCGAPEAVEVSIGLAPGAR, from the coding sequence GTGAACGAGTTGCCGGTCGTCGTGGTGGGTGCCGGGCCTGCGGGTTTGTCCGCGGCGGCGCATCTGGTCGAGCGAGGTGAGCGCGTTGTCGTGCTGGAGGCCGGGGACCAGGCCGGAGCCGCTGTGTCGCAGTGGAACCACGTGCGGTTGTTCTCGCGGTGGAGCGAGCTCGTCGACCCCGCGGCCCAGCGTCTGCTGGAGCCGACCGGGTGGGTTCATCCGGATGGCGACACGTATCCGACCGGGGCCGAGTGGGCGGAGGAGTACCTGCGGCCGCTCGCTGCAGCCTTGGGCGACCGGGTGCGCCTCGGTGCGCGGGTTGTCGGAGTGGCGCGGCGTGGCCGGGACCGCGTGGTCGACGCCGGGCGTGAGGACGAGCCGCTGACGGTGCACGTGCAGACCGCGAACGGGGAGGAGCGGGTCGCGGCGCGAGCGGTGATCGACGCGTCCGGCACGTGGGGTTCGCCGAACCCGTTGGGCGGTGACGGTCTTCCCGCGGTGGGGGAGCGAGCGGAGACCGCGCGGATCAACTACCGAGTGCCGGACCTGGCGGTGGAACGGGAGCGGTACGCCGGTAAGCGGATTGCGGTAGCGGGTAGTGGGCATTCGGCGTTGACCGCGCTGGTGGCACTCGCGGATCTCGCCGAGCAGGAACCCGGCACGAAGGTCGTGTGGTTGTTGCGGCGCGGTGCGGTGGGCAACGTGTTCGGTGGCGGCGAGGCGGACCAGCTGCCCGCGCGCGGCGCGCTGGGGTTGCGTGCGAAGAAGGCCGCGGAAGCCGGGCACATCGAGACGGTCACCGGGTTCCGCACCGCCGCGGTCGAGCGGGCCGTGGACGGGAGCCTCGTGCTGGAGTCGTTCGACGGCCACCGCGTCGAGGGTGTTGACGAGGTCGTGGTGCTGACCGGGTTCCGGCCGGACCTGTCGTGGCTGTCGGAGGTGCGCCTGGACCTGGATCCGGTGCTGCAGGCGCCGACGAAGCTCGCGCCGCTGATCGACCCGAACGTCCACTCGTGCGGCACCGTTTACCCGCACGGTGAAGGCGAGTTGCGCCACCCCGAGCCGGGCGTTTACCTGGTGGGCATGAAGAGCTACGGCCGTGCGCCGACGTTCCTGGCGCTCACCGGCTACGAGCAGGTGCGGTCGGTCGTCGCGGCGATCGCGGGGGACCACGAGTCGGCCGGCCGGGTGGAGCTCGTGCTGCCCGAGACCGGGGTGTGCGGCGGTGCCGGCGTGTTCGACGCCCCGGCCGAGGAGAAGAACGGCTGCTGCGGTGCGCCGGAGGCGGTTGAGGTGTCGATCGGCCTCGCGCCCGGTGCACGCTGA
- a CDS encoding MFS transporter yields MHADTAAQPGLDAGLRRVLVVLCTTEIISWGVLYYAFPVLLPTIGGNTGWSLAAITAGFSASQIVAGLVGIPVGKLLDRHGPRAIMATGSVLAVLALVALASARSLVWFSAAWLLAGVAMAGVFYAPAFAALTRWYGPRRVTALTAVTLVAGLASTVFAPLTAVLNDQLDWRATYLVLAGFLAVTTIPLHLWGLRLPWPAVEHETVHTPSAVARSRPFLVLVVAMSLAAFSVYAVVINLVPLLTERGMTTTAAAVALGLGGVGQVLGRLGYARLAARTSVRTRTVLVLLVSAAVTVLLGVVPGPALLLIAGSVLAGVTRGIFTLVQATAITDRWGAVHYGQLNGLLTAPVMLTAAIAPWAGSALAAWLGGFPAVFVVLGAIGVLAAALSTASVPR; encoded by the coding sequence GTGCACGCTGACACCGCGGCGCAGCCTGGCCTTGACGCCGGGTTGCGCCGGGTGCTGGTCGTGTTGTGCACCACCGAGATCATCAGCTGGGGGGTGCTCTACTACGCCTTTCCCGTGTTGCTGCCGACGATCGGCGGCAACACGGGCTGGTCGCTCGCCGCGATCACGGCCGGGTTCTCCGCCAGTCAGATCGTCGCGGGCCTGGTCGGCATCCCGGTGGGCAAGCTGCTCGACCGGCACGGTCCGCGCGCCATCATGGCCACCGGCTCAGTACTCGCCGTGCTTGCGCTTGTCGCACTGGCGAGCGCGCGCTCGTTGGTGTGGTTCAGTGCGGCGTGGTTGCTGGCCGGGGTCGCGATGGCGGGGGTGTTCTACGCGCCGGCGTTCGCCGCGCTGACCCGCTGGTACGGACCGCGCCGCGTCACCGCCTTGACCGCGGTCACCCTCGTCGCCGGGCTGGCCAGCACCGTGTTCGCGCCGTTGACGGCCGTGCTGAACGATCAACTGGACTGGCGCGCAACGTACCTCGTCCTCGCGGGATTCCTTGCTGTCACGACGATTCCGTTGCATCTGTGGGGCTTGCGGCTGCCGTGGCCGGCGGTCGAGCACGAGACCGTGCACACCCCGTCCGCGGTGGCGCGCAGCAGGCCGTTCCTGGTGCTCGTGGTGGCGATGAGCCTGGCTGCGTTCAGCGTGTACGCCGTCGTGATCAACCTCGTCCCGCTGCTCACCGAACGCGGCATGACGACGACGGCGGCGGCCGTGGCGCTCGGTCTGGGCGGAGTCGGTCAGGTCCTCGGCCGGCTCGGCTACGCCAGGCTCGCCGCGCGCACATCGGTGCGCACCCGGACCGTGCTGGTCCTCCTGGTCAGCGCGGCCGTGACCGTGCTGCTGGGCGTGGTGCCCGGACCCGCCCTGCTGCTGATCGCGGGCTCGGTGCTCGCCGGAGTCACGCGCGGGATCTTCACGCTCGTGCAGGCGACCGCGATCACCGACCGGTGGGGAGCGGTCCACTACGGACAGTTGAACGGCCTGCTCACCGCGCCCGTCATGCTCACGGCCGCCATCGCGCCGTGGGCGGGCAGCGCGCTGGCGGCGTGGCTGGGCGGGTTCCCGGCCGTGTTCGTGGTGCTGGGCGCGATCGGGGTGCTGGCGGCCGCGTTGTCGACGGCCAGCGTGCCGCGCTAG
- a CDS encoding arsenate reductase ArsC, which yields MSTTPEVLFVCVHNAGRSQMAAALLQHYGMGRIAVRSAGSEPAEKVNPAAAAALAEWGLDITAEVPSKLTTEDVEASDVVITMGCGDTCPVFPGKRYLDWQLDDPAGQGIDAVRPIRDDIDRRVRGLVAELLD from the coding sequence GTGTCCACCACCCCCGAGGTGCTGTTCGTCTGCGTGCACAACGCGGGCCGCTCCCAGATGGCCGCCGCACTGCTGCAGCACTACGGCATGGGCCGCATCGCGGTGCGCTCGGCGGGTTCCGAGCCCGCCGAGAAGGTCAACCCGGCCGCTGCCGCCGCACTCGCCGAGTGGGGTCTCGACATCACCGCCGAGGTGCCCTCGAAGCTCACGACCGAGGACGTCGAAGCCTCCGACGTCGTCATCACGATGGGCTGCGGCGACACCTGCCCGGTGTTCCCCGGCAAGCGCTACCTCGACTGGCAGCTCGACGACCCCGCGGGTCAGGGCATCGACGCGGTGCGGCCGATCCGTGACGACATCGACCGCCGGGTGCGCGGGCTGGTCGCCGAACTGCTGGACTAG
- a CDS encoding three-helix bundle dimerization domain-containing protein: MSRTSGLPQHELTAQLLRITDELADRFHSVFSRETVAKVVDETYDLLAQNATVTTYLPVLTGRFARQRLTDQSRAEDMTTITVPQVLFICVHNAGRSQIAAALLEHHAFGKVSVRSAGSNPTGAILRTVTDALDEVGISLIEAFPKPLTDEVVRAADVVVTMGCGDTCPVYPGKRYLDWDVADPAGAPLNTVREIRDDIDRRVRDLLAGIKP, translated from the coding sequence ATGTCCCGCACCAGCGGACTCCCCCAGCACGAGCTCACCGCCCAGCTGCTCCGGATCACCGACGAACTCGCCGACCGTTTCCACAGCGTGTTCAGCCGCGAGACCGTCGCGAAGGTGGTGGACGAGACCTACGACCTCCTTGCGCAGAACGCCACCGTCACCACCTACCTGCCGGTCCTGACCGGGCGGTTCGCCCGCCAGCGCCTGACTGACCAGAGCCGCGCCGAAGACATGACCACGATCACCGTTCCGCAGGTCCTGTTCATCTGCGTCCACAACGCCGGCCGCTCGCAGATCGCCGCCGCGCTGCTGGAGCACCACGCGTTCGGCAAGGTCTCCGTGCGCTCGGCGGGCAGCAATCCGACCGGCGCCATCCTGCGGACCGTCACCGACGCGCTCGACGAGGTGGGCATCTCGCTCATCGAGGCCTTCCCCAAGCCGCTGACCGACGAGGTCGTGCGCGCCGCCGACGTCGTGGTCACCATGGGCTGCGGCGACACCTGCCCCGTCTACCCCGGCAAGCGCTACCTCGACTGGGACGTCGCCGACCCCGCCGGTGCACCGTTGAACACCGTGCGGGAGATCCGCGACGACATCGACCGCCGCGTCCGCGACCTGCTGGCCGGGATCAAGCCGTGA
- a CDS encoding ArsR/SmtB family transcription factor, translating to MTSQDQVLLDSTTAARLFKALGDPIRVELVGLVRRTEGQEACFCDLADQFDMPQSSLSHHLKILVQAGVLSRERRGTWSWYRIDNAAIDTLAAVLAPGGPLRDTSACCD from the coding sequence ATGACGAGCCAGGACCAGGTGCTGCTCGACTCGACGACCGCCGCACGCCTGTTCAAGGCGCTCGGCGATCCGATCCGGGTCGAGCTGGTCGGGCTCGTGCGGCGCACAGAAGGCCAGGAAGCGTGCTTCTGCGACCTCGCCGACCAGTTCGACATGCCGCAGTCCTCGCTCAGCCACCACCTCAAGATCCTCGTGCAGGCCGGCGTGCTCAGTCGCGAACGGCGTGGCACCTGGAGCTGGTACCGCATCGACAACGCCGCCATTGACACCCTCGCTGCAGTGCTCGCGCCAGGCGGACCGTTGCGCGACACCAGCGCCTGCTGCGACTGA